Proteins from a genomic interval of Zingiber officinale cultivar Zhangliang chromosome 2A, Zo_v1.1, whole genome shotgun sequence:
- the LOC122040902 gene encoding uncharacterized protein LOC122040902, with amino-acid sequence MLPSAMAHPCRGLFSVSSLFYIRPRPCSSSPLKSLFFHPFRPLRLTCSRISSETISSQRTGGLHLGEAKPVHLGACRLRTRPMMTSRICDIIMSQNDAEVMKSGFANRAKEKL; translated from the exons ATGCTGCCCTCCGCCATGGCTCACCCCTGCCGTGGCCTTTTCTCTGTATCTTCCCTCTTCTATATCCGGCCACGCCCCTGCTCCTCCTCTCCCCTTAAATCCCTTTTCTTCCACCCCTTCCGACCCCTGCGGTTGACTTGCAGTAGGATCAGTTCAGAAACCATTAGCTCACAAAGAACAGGAGGGTTACATCTTGGAGAAGCAAAGCCGGTTCATCTCG GAGCCTGCAGACTCAGAACACGTCCAATGATGACCTCTCGCATCTGTGATATTATAATGTCGCAGAACGATGCTgaa GTTATGAAGAGTGGTTTTGCAA atagagcaaaggaaaaactatag